The following proteins are encoded in a genomic region of Garra rufa chromosome 22, GarRuf1.0, whole genome shotgun sequence:
- the LOC141297483 gene encoding galanin receptor 2a, producing the protein FINRYLAIRYPLRSRETRTPRNALTSISLVWALSLFFSSPYLSYYQQMDLDGTTVCIPAWNSHHRRAMDVCTFIFGYLIPVLILGITYARTIRYLWTSVDPMQDMSESRKAKRKVTKMIIIVAVLFCLCWLPHHLVILCMWFGHFPLNHTTYVLRILSHLVAYTNSCLNPIVYALVSKHFRKGFKKVFGCALRNRVVNRIHTVQPAQTVSLMEAASYEGSNHSDGSNRGRLWSKSSKKMMTSAFMTFNVT; encoded by the coding sequence TTTATCAACAGATATCTCGCCATTCGCTATCCCCTCCGCTCAAGAGAGACCAGAACTCCTCGTAATGCTCTGACCTCCATCAGTCTTGTTTGGGCTCTTTCACTGTTCTTCTCCAGCCCTTATCTCAGCTACTACCAGCAGATGGATCTAGACGGGACCACCGTTTGCATCCCGGCGTGGAACAGCCATCACCGTCGAGCCATGGATGTTTGCACTTTTATATTCGGCTACTTGATCCCAGTCCTCATTCTGGGCATCACATACGCCCGCACCATCCGCTACCTCTGGACCTCCGTGGACCCCATGCAGGACATGTCGGAGTCCCGCAAGGCCAAGCGCAAGGTGACTAAGATGATAATCATCGTGGCTGTGCTTTTCTGTTTATGTTGGCTGCCACATCACCTGGTCATCTTGTGCATGTGGTTCGGCCACTTCCCGCTCAACCACACGACCTACGTCCTCCGCATTCTCTCTCACCTGGTGGCGTACACCAACTCCTGCCTGAACCCTATTGTCTACGCCCTAGTGTCTAAACACTTTCGAAAAGGCTTCAAGAAGGTGTTTGGTTGTGCATTACGTAATCGGGTTGTAAACCGGATCCACACCGTGCAACCGGCGCAGACGGTGAGCCTAATGGAAGCTGCCTCATACGAAGGATCCAATCACAGCGACGGGTCAAACCGGGGTCGCCTCTGGAGCAAAAGTAGCAAGAAGATGATGACGAGTGCCTTCATGACATTTAATGTGACATAA